The following coding sequences lie in one Deltaproteobacteria bacterium genomic window:
- a CDS encoding TetR/AcrR family transcriptional regulator, with protein MAAALACFVERGFHGTAMPHIAERAEVAAGTIYHYFPSKEALVNELYRKWKSVVMQRVFKAFPQGVGAREQFRVMWLEIIAFARDDPDAFMFIETHNHASYLDDESVALDRNLKDFARSMLGLAQSQGLVKPLDATLLMELVFGAFVGMMRAHTEGRLVLDDEVVAQAERACWDAIAVHPGRGLGSGTASAPSVA; from the coding sequence ATGGCCGCCGCGCTCGCGTGCTTCGTGGAGCGCGGCTTCCATGGCACCGCCATGCCGCACATCGCCGAGCGTGCCGAGGTCGCGGCCGGCACGATCTATCACTACTTCCCGAGCAAGGAGGCGCTGGTCAACGAGCTCTACCGCAAGTGGAAGTCGGTGGTGATGCAGCGCGTGTTCAAGGCCTTCCCGCAGGGCGTCGGCGCGCGCGAACAATTCCGCGTGATGTGGCTCGAGATCATCGCGTTCGCGCGCGACGACCCCGACGCGTTCATGTTCATCGAGACCCACAACCACGCCTCGTATCTCGACGACGAGAGCGTGGCGCTCGATCGCAACCTGAAGGACTTCGCGCGCAGCATGCTCGGGCTCGCGCAGTCGCAGGGCCTCGTGAAGCCGCTCGACGCAACGTTGCTGATGGAGCTCGTGTTCGGCGCCTTCGTGGGCATGATGCGCGCGCACACCGAGGGCCGACTCGTGCTCGACGACGAGGTGGTCGCGCAGGCCGAGCGTGCGTGCTGGGATGCGATCGCCGTGCACCCCGGGCGTGGCCTCGGCTCGGGCACCGCGAGCGCACCGTCGGTGGCGTGA
- a CDS encoding putative Ig domain-containing protein encodes MLLAWLAVLPLAVSARWSYEDAYDNVADGDWYRDADNETATLAWGESYVMASLAAMYRVTGDPMYLDRLAWHADGVLEQRDDARGVSDYRGISGACWRNMSYQDGAYCYAVHTGMLIHPMLEFVEAVRASPYADELAYDGESFGAKAEAYLAAAQESIAFHEFEWNPAGYYVFAADASFLDYAGSDQPLNQSNALGRALLLYGALTGDADATAKATALAARLRAMMTVAGDGAYLWNYWGGAYAGNGEDVSHAAINVDFAVQAARRGVVFDAADLEGLAATFVQRVYVDDGTIRNAIGGGPTNDGSYRPQVGRWLSLTPTRTAVYTAVRDLYDEDYAPAGVGSGSLLLAWALLAEYEPPLCAPFFYVVDWDDQGEARQATAYGANILTTPPQLDAPCRVPVRFDAARTTTVAQWDGEAYHRVATWRAQAATRHVPYEPRWPFVYADDGVLFEFEDAFVEGEGIVVDEPDALVLPSIAGSPPDSAELDIELAYQPSGAGDLPLWWSLADAPASARIDAASGALTWTPTAPGSYAFTVQLDNDVGAVQQSFVVTVAGDDASDSSAGEGEPTSSSDGTTTVDGDGTTAGDGEGGSVTGDGEGGNTPGARDDVDAGGCACASAAPSRPGPHAAHTTHAMWLPWLLAVVRRRRDRGTGPTRRASRTRER; translated from the coding sequence ATGTTGCTCGCGTGGCTTGCCGTTCTTCCGCTGGCGGTCTCGGCCCGGTGGTCCTACGAGGACGCCTACGACAACGTCGCCGACGGTGACTGGTACCGCGATGCCGACAACGAGACCGCCACGCTGGCGTGGGGCGAGTCGTACGTGATGGCCTCGCTGGCCGCGATGTACCGCGTGACTGGCGATCCGATGTACCTCGATCGCCTCGCCTGGCACGCCGATGGTGTGCTCGAGCAGCGCGACGATGCGCGCGGCGTCAGCGACTATCGCGGCATCTCGGGGGCGTGCTGGCGCAACATGAGCTACCAGGACGGCGCGTACTGCTATGCGGTGCACACCGGCATGCTCATCCACCCGATGCTCGAGTTCGTCGAGGCGGTACGGGCTTCGCCGTACGCCGACGAGCTCGCCTACGACGGCGAGAGCTTCGGTGCCAAGGCCGAGGCGTATCTGGCGGCGGCGCAGGAATCGATCGCGTTCCACGAGTTCGAGTGGAACCCGGCCGGCTACTACGTGTTCGCAGCCGACGCGAGCTTCCTCGACTACGCCGGCAGCGATCAGCCGCTCAATCAATCGAACGCGCTCGGGCGCGCGCTGCTGCTGTACGGCGCGCTGACCGGCGACGCCGATGCGACCGCCAAGGCCACCGCCTTGGCCGCACGCCTGCGCGCGATGATGACGGTCGCGGGTGATGGCGCGTACCTGTGGAACTACTGGGGTGGCGCCTACGCCGGCAACGGCGAGGATGTGTCGCACGCGGCGATCAACGTCGACTTCGCCGTGCAGGCGGCGCGACGCGGCGTGGTGTTCGATGCCGCCGATCTCGAGGGTCTCGCGGCAACCTTCGTTCAGCGGGTCTATGTCGACGACGGCACCATTCGCAACGCGATCGGTGGCGGACCCACCAATGATGGCAGCTATCGCCCGCAGGTCGGTCGTTGGCTGTCGCTCACGCCGACGCGCACGGCGGTCTACACGGCGGTGCGCGACCTCTACGACGAGGACTACGCGCCCGCCGGCGTCGGCTCGGGCTCACTGCTGCTGGCGTGGGCGCTGTTGGCCGAGTACGAGCCACCGCTGTGCGCACCGTTCTTCTACGTGGTCGACTGGGACGACCAAGGCGAGGCACGGCAGGCGACCGCGTACGGCGCGAACATCCTCACCACCCCGCCGCAGCTCGACGCGCCGTGCCGGGTGCCGGTGCGCTTCGATGCGGCACGCACCACCACCGTCGCGCAATGGGATGGCGAGGCCTACCACCGCGTCGCCACCTGGCGAGCGCAGGCCGCCACGCGACACGTGCCGTATGAGCCGCGCTGGCCGTTCGTCTATGCCGACGACGGGGTGTTGTTCGAGTTCGAGGACGCCTTCGTCGAGGGCGAGGGCATCGTCGTCGACGAGCCCGACGCGCTCGTGCTCCCGAGCATCGCTGGCAGCCCGCCGGACAGCGCCGAGCTCGACATCGAGCTGGCGTATCAACCGAGCGGGGCCGGCGATCTGCCGCTGTGGTGGTCGCTGGCCGACGCGCCCGCCAGCGCGCGCATCGACGCGGCCAGCGGTGCATTGACCTGGACGCCCACGGCCCCGGGCAGCTACGCGTTCACCGTGCAGCTCGACAACGACGTCGGCGCGGTGCAGCAGAGCTTCGTCGTCACGGTGGCGGGGGACGATGCCAGCGACTCGTCGGCAGGTGAGGGCGAGCCGACCTCCAGCAGCGACGGCACCACCACCGTGGATGGCGACGGGACCACCGCGGGCGACGGCGAAGGCGGCAGCGTCACGGGCGACGGCGAGGGCGGCAACACGCCGGGCGCACGTGACGACGTCGACGCCGGTGGCTGCGCGTGTGCCAGCGCCGCGCCGTCACGCCCCGGCCCCCACGCTGCCCACACTACCCACGCGATGTGGTTGCCGTGGCTCCTCGCCGTCGTGCGACGGCGACGCGACCGCGGCACCGGCCCCACGCGTCGTGCGTCGCGAACGCGCGAGCGATGA
- a CDS encoding CRTAC1 family protein, giving the protein MIRSNKLRASATPRLRSSHATLRTRWLGLLALTLPAEALALEPFTNESASLNNPSLHSGVVMGTWDMNEDGLDDLIRLDETQSLEIEYQQPDGSFVLLDYGSIQGNSWGMAIADVDRNGYADIFTGGFYDGLKLLLADDDGADFQTGFLDGPDIFVQCTNFADIDNDGELDLFACHDDGIASRYRGDGTGALAYDPTIIVPQSTIPSDSSGNYGTTWTDYDNDGDIDLYIAKCRLGVNNPMDGRRLNLLFQNDGSGNYTDVAEAAGLRPLAQSWSADFGDIDNDGDLDAFLITHNIGSRLYENMGPGAELGIFTDVTADSGMIADLDAIDLGIQTHFEDFDNDGFIDLLVTGRAGEHRLFLNNGGDLTFTAMMDPFPADNHGIQSAVIGDFNDDGFPDVLAGFATGYNEPSNVADRMFINPGNDNHYVNVWLTGVESNRSAVGARVEVTSDLGTQVREVRAGEAYGIVNAATRHFGLGSATSAESIVVRWPSGHVDTLLDPPIDRTIHVTEGCPDTWYRDADMDGYGNLEDTIGGCVPPEGYVADATDCDDTDGANFPGNVEVCDDADNTCDGTIDEGLECSSSSSGGSSGGGGETTGGGADTSGGATVTAGNSESATVTAGESSGGLDDSSGGAAQDDGAGGCSCDAGQPSRGWPWLLVAFAVGVRRRRGGAAK; this is encoded by the coding sequence ATGATCCGCTCGAACAAGCTGCGTGCGTCCGCGACCCCTCGACTGCGCTCATCCCACGCGACCCTGCGAACCCGCTGGTTGGGGCTCCTCGCGCTGACGCTGCCCGCCGAAGCGCTCGCGCTCGAGCCCTTCACCAACGAGAGCGCCTCGCTCAACAACCCCTCGCTGCACAGCGGTGTCGTCATGGGCACCTGGGACATGAACGAGGACGGCCTCGACGACCTCATCCGGCTCGACGAGACGCAGTCGCTCGAGATCGAGTACCAGCAGCCCGACGGCAGCTTCGTGCTGCTCGACTACGGCTCCATCCAGGGCAACTCGTGGGGCATGGCGATCGCCGACGTCGATCGCAACGGCTACGCCGACATCTTCACCGGCGGCTTCTACGACGGCCTCAAGCTGTTGCTCGCCGACGACGACGGCGCCGACTTCCAGACCGGCTTCCTCGACGGCCCCGACATCTTCGTGCAGTGCACCAACTTCGCCGACATCGACAACGACGGCGAGCTGGACCTGTTCGCCTGCCACGACGATGGCATCGCCTCCCGCTACCGCGGTGATGGCACCGGCGCGCTGGCGTACGACCCGACCATCATCGTGCCGCAGTCGACGATCCCCTCCGACTCGAGCGGCAACTACGGCACCACCTGGACCGACTACGACAACGACGGCGACATCGACCTGTACATCGCCAAGTGTCGGCTCGGCGTGAACAACCCGATGGACGGCCGTCGCCTCAACCTGCTGTTCCAGAACGACGGCAGCGGCAACTACACCGACGTCGCCGAGGCCGCGGGCCTGCGGCCGCTCGCGCAATCGTGGTCGGCCGACTTCGGCGACATCGACAACGATGGCGATCTCGACGCGTTCCTCATCACCCACAACATCGGCAGCCGCCTCTACGAGAACATGGGCCCGGGTGCGGAGCTCGGCATCTTCACGGATGTCACCGCGGACTCCGGCATGATCGCCGACCTCGACGCGATCGACCTCGGCATCCAGACCCACTTCGAGGACTTCGACAACGACGGCTTCATCGACTTGTTGGTCACGGGCCGCGCCGGCGAGCACCGGCTGTTCCTCAACAACGGTGGCGATCTGACCTTCACGGCGATGATGGATCCGTTCCCCGCCGACAACCACGGCATCCAGAGCGCGGTCATCGGCGACTTCAACGACGATGGCTTCCCCGATGTGTTGGCCGGCTTCGCGACCGGCTACAACGAGCCCAGCAACGTCGCCGACCGGATGTTCATCAATCCCGGCAACGACAACCACTACGTGAACGTGTGGCTCACGGGCGTCGAGAGCAACCGCAGCGCCGTCGGGGCGCGCGTGGAGGTCACCAGCGACCTGGGCACGCAGGTCCGCGAGGTCCGGGCCGGTGAGGCGTACGGCATCGTCAATGCCGCGACGCGGCACTTCGGACTCGGCTCGGCGACCTCGGCCGAGAGCATCGTCGTGCGGTGGCCCTCCGGCCACGTCGACACCCTGCTCGATCCGCCGATCGATCGCACCATCCACGTCACCGAGGGCTGCCCGGACACGTGGTACCGCGACGCCGACATGGACGGCTACGGCAACCTCGAGGACACCATCGGCGGCTGCGTCCCGCCCGAGGGCTACGTCGCCGACGCCACCGACTGCGACGACACCGACGGCGCCAACTTCCCGGGCAACGTCGAGGTCTGCGACGACGCCGACAACACCTGCGACGGCACGATCGACGAGGGGCTCGAGTGCTCGAGCAGCAGCAGTGGCGGCAGCAGCGGTGGTGGCGGTGAGACCACCGGCGGTGGTGCGGACACCAGCGGCGGCGCGACCGTGACCGCCGGCAACAGCGAGTCTGCGACGGTGACGGCGGGCGAGAGCAGCGGTGGCCTCGACGACAGCAGCGGCGGCGCGGCGCAGGACGACGGCGCCGGCGGCTGTAGCTGCGACGCGGGGCAGCCGTCGCGCGGCTGGCCGTGGCTGTTGGTCGCGTTCGCCGTGGGCGTGCGGCGCCGACGTGGAGGCGCGGCGAAGTGA
- the tssI gene encoding type VI secretion system tip protein VgrG → MSDPRVTHEPVQWRVELRTIAGESSTFATTVRRVRITEELARPYAIELELLVDHTVELEDLLGAHVELTLGRESDIRTMFGVVRQAAVLGSTREGLVLGLSVGPACALLDVGRRSRIFQGMSVPQIVQAIVAPTFERTQRKIDVAKLGEHPVHDYCVQYRESDLAFIHRLLEDEGITAHFFHDQAAGAEVLQLIDEGRSFAFADVPDTLQLRAPDQQGGMLELETVHAFADHAEPRPQRVRYLEQRWRAGDDDVIYAEIGDHDPPTYESFEHGVFAAVDEDDPAVGPDRTPWRAELELQRDILRGRHAHGASTVVGLAVGQVVELGGMANPASDASWLVTRVDHRMTQPERDGGATHHENHFSCVPATAVFRPRRRGHKPRISGVHTATVVGPEGEEIHVDEHGRIRVRMHWDQHAKDRGDGSAPSCWVRVAQSMAGPGFGTVFLPRIGMEVVITFIDGDVDRPLCTGCVYNGRNQPPRALPDDKTRTVLKTRSTPDSDGFNELSFEDAAGHEQIYLHAQRNLDEVVLASSTRSVGVDETEKVGRDRGTTIDRHETIHVDGDRGRSVGGNESLEIAGSLRTVIQGGAGKGGDVQAPGIPGAELSVQGTYAITVRDEIKIVCGASSIVMKPDSVVVNTPKLQLMGADASLLLQPGEATMFGTTTTLTSAASGLKLDAGALLNSSTQVRAQVMDSRLTLDGTARLRAPSTTIEGVTALMLESATCVSVDGGVVDVTGKATVTVSSVGQVMIDGGGATATFAMGMAQICE, encoded by the coding sequence ATGAGCGACCCCCGAGTCACCCATGAGCCCGTGCAGTGGCGCGTCGAGCTGCGCACGATCGCCGGCGAGAGCAGCACGTTTGCGACCACCGTGCGGCGGGTGCGGATCACGGAGGAGCTCGCGCGGCCCTACGCCATCGAGCTCGAACTGCTGGTCGATCACACCGTCGAGCTCGAGGATCTGTTGGGCGCCCATGTCGAGCTGACGCTCGGGCGCGAGAGTGACATCCGCACGATGTTCGGCGTGGTGCGCCAGGCGGCGGTGCTGGGCAGCACGCGCGAGGGCCTGGTGTTGGGGCTGTCGGTCGGGCCCGCCTGTGCGCTGCTCGACGTCGGCCGACGATCGCGGATCTTCCAGGGCATGAGCGTGCCGCAGATCGTGCAGGCCATCGTCGCGCCGACCTTCGAGCGGACGCAGCGCAAGATCGACGTCGCGAAGCTCGGCGAGCACCCGGTCCACGACTACTGCGTGCAGTACCGCGAGAGCGACCTGGCCTTCATCCACCGCCTGCTCGAGGACGAGGGCATCACGGCGCACTTCTTCCACGATCAGGCGGCCGGCGCCGAGGTGCTGCAGCTGATCGACGAGGGGCGCTCCTTCGCCTTCGCCGACGTGCCCGACACGCTGCAGCTGCGCGCGCCGGATCAGCAGGGCGGCATGCTCGAGCTCGAGACGGTGCATGCGTTCGCCGACCACGCCGAGCCCCGCCCGCAGCGCGTGCGCTACCTCGAGCAACGCTGGCGCGCGGGCGACGACGACGTCATCTACGCGGAGATCGGCGACCACGATCCACCGACCTACGAGAGCTTCGAGCACGGCGTCTTCGCAGCGGTCGACGAGGACGACCCCGCGGTCGGGCCCGATCGCACGCCGTGGCGCGCAGAGCTCGAGCTGCAGCGCGACATCCTGCGCGGCCGCCACGCCCACGGCGCGAGCACGGTGGTCGGGCTCGCGGTCGGACAGGTCGTCGAGCTCGGCGGCATGGCCAACCCCGCGTCGGACGCGAGCTGGCTGGTGACCCGTGTCGACCACCGCATGACCCAGCCCGAGCGCGATGGCGGTGCGACCCACCACGAGAACCACTTCTCGTGCGTGCCCGCGACCGCGGTGTTCCGGCCACGACGGCGGGGCCACAAGCCACGCATCAGCGGCGTGCACACGGCCACCGTGGTCGGCCCCGAGGGCGAGGAGATCCACGTCGACGAGCACGGTCGCATCCGCGTGCGCATGCACTGGGACCAGCACGCCAAGGATCGCGGCGACGGTTCGGCCCCGAGCTGTTGGGTGCGCGTGGCGCAGTCGATGGCGGGTCCGGGCTTCGGCACCGTGTTCCTGCCGCGCATCGGTATGGAGGTGGTCATCACGTTCATCGACGGCGACGTCGACCGGCCGCTGTGCACCGGCTGTGTCTACAACGGTCGCAACCAGCCCCCGCGCGCGCTGCCCGACGACAAGACCCGCACGGTGCTCAAGACCCGTAGCACGCCCGACTCCGATGGCTTCAACGAGCTGTCGTTCGAGGACGCGGCCGGTCACGAGCAGATCTACCTGCATGCGCAACGCAACCTCGACGAGGTGGTGCTGGCCTCGAGCACGCGCTCGGTCGGGGTCGACGAGACCGAGAAGGTCGGTCGCGATCGCGGCACCACCATCGATCGCCACGAGACCATCCACGTCGACGGCGATCGCGGGCGGAGCGTGGGCGGCAACGAGTCGCTCGAGATCGCCGGCAGCTTGCGCACGGTGATCCAGGGCGGGGCAGGCAAGGGCGGCGACGTGCAGGCACCGGGGATCCCCGGCGCCGAGCTCTCCGTGCAGGGCACCTATGCGATCACCGTGCGCGACGAGATCAAGATCGTGTGCGGCGCTTCGTCGATCGTCATGAAGCCCGACAGCGTGGTCGTGAACACGCCGAAGCTGCAGCTGATGGGCGCCGACGCTTCGCTGCTGCTGCAGCCGGGCGAGGCGACGATGTTCGGCACCACCACGACGCTGACCTCGGCCGCCAGCGGCCTGAAGCTCGATGCCGGCGCGCTGCTCAACAGCTCCACGCAGGTGCGCGCACAGGTGATGGACAGCCGGCTGACGCTCGACGGCACCGCGCGTCTGCGCGCGCCGTCGACCACCATCGAAGGCGTGACCGCCCTGATGCTCGAGAGCGCCACGTGCGTGTCGGTCGACGGTGGCGTCGTCGATGTGACCGGCAAGGCCACGGTCACGGTGTCGTCCGTCGGTCAGGTGATGATCGACGGCGGTGGCGCCACGGCGACGTTTGCGATGGGCATGGCCCAGATCTGCGAGTGA
- a CDS encoding RNA polymerase sigma factor has translation MATLLRELAPQVLAKLARRHRDFAAAEDALQQALLAAARQWPDTGVPQQPRAWLLRVASRRLADHVRAELARTRREIFVFDAGPVAAPAPDDDAEVAADDTLALVLMCCHPALTRTSAIALTLRAVAGLTTGEIARAFLVPEATMAQRISRAKQTIASSGIGFELPGPQQLDARLDAALHVLYLVFNEGYASGGAHLVRVDLAREAIRLARMLLTLRPTHGELLGLLALMLLTDARRDARTGARGELVALDEQDRSRWDRAAIAEGIALVTEALSRRRFGPYAIQAAIAALHDEAPSTAQTDWPQILALYGALEAMSDNPMVRLNRAVALAMVRGPAAGLAALAALADEPRLAGGHRLDAVRGHLLEMAGDRAAALVHYRAAAACTTSVPERDYLIARAARLEQCPG, from the coding sequence ATGGCGACGCTGCTGCGCGAGCTGGCGCCGCAGGTGCTGGCCAAGCTGGCCCGTCGCCACCGCGACTTCGCGGCCGCCGAGGACGCCCTGCAGCAGGCACTGCTGGCCGCCGCGCGTCAGTGGCCCGACACGGGCGTCCCGCAGCAGCCGCGCGCGTGGCTGTTGCGGGTCGCGTCGCGCAGGCTGGCCGATCACGTGCGCGCCGAGCTGGCGCGCACGCGCCGTGAGATCTTCGTGTTCGATGCCGGGCCGGTCGCGGCCCCCGCACCCGATGACGATGCCGAGGTCGCCGCCGACGACACGCTCGCGTTGGTGTTGATGTGTTGCCACCCCGCGCTGACGCGCACCTCGGCAATCGCGTTGACGCTGCGCGCGGTCGCGGGGCTCACGACCGGCGAGATCGCGCGGGCGTTCCTGGTGCCCGAGGCAACGATGGCGCAGCGCATCAGCCGGGCCAAGCAGACCATCGCGTCGTCGGGCATCGGCTTCGAGCTGCCCGGACCGCAGCAGCTCGATGCCCGCCTCGATGCCGCGCTCCACGTGCTCTACCTGGTCTTCAACGAGGGCTACGCCAGCGGTGGCGCGCACCTGGTGCGGGTCGACCTCGCGCGCGAGGCCATCCGGCTCGCGCGCATGCTGCTGACGCTGCGGCCGACCCACGGCGAGCTGCTGGGCCTGCTGGCGCTGATGCTGCTGACCGATGCCCGTCGGGATGCGCGGACGGGGGCCCGCGGCGAGCTGGTCGCCCTCGACGAGCAGGATCGCAGCCGTTGGGATCGCGCCGCGATTGCCGAGGGCATCGCGTTGGTCACCGAGGCGCTGTCGCGACGGCGGTTCGGGCCCTACGCGATCCAGGCTGCGATCGCGGCGCTGCACGACGAAGCGCCCTCGACCGCGCAGACCGACTGGCCGCAGATCCTCGCGCTGTACGGAGCGCTGGAGGCGATGAGCGACAACCCGATGGTCCGGCTCAATCGCGCGGTCGCGCTCGCGATGGTGCGCGGGCCGGCGGCGGGCCTGGCAGCGCTGGCCGCCCTCGCCGACGAGCCGCGGCTCGCGGGTGGCCATCGGCTCGACGCCGTGCGAGGGCACCTGCTCGAGATGGCCGGCGACCGTGCGGCCGCGCTCGTGCACTACCGGGCCGCGGCCGCGTGCACCACCAGCGTTCCGGAGCGCGACTATCTGATCGCGCGCGCGGCTCGGCTCGAGCAGTGCCCGGGGTGA
- a CDS encoding proprotein convertase P-domain-containing protein, with translation MTDRGAEVAQRPVELDMRASITALAAVSLFACSADDRSDAVIPELGDGKGDAIDHVEDLGTLELEAARTGRFTEDLEFHGYHLSVREGARVRIEITRQGTAKALDTTLFVFGPRQGEAFGDTAIAFDDDAGWGRQSRITGLTLAAGEYLVVVGTHDARGRGAYRLSSTCENGDCAPLPPAPAGCDETVANNILACMNAQVADSAADPESPDLTPAEALAICTDGEALGPVFDRLCEAPMPAAFCAAGFEAFAQEMGPACFDELSPFAVQCVFGDQYHDLRSSHDVVSGPRVRLQSPAGLSELQRAQVVEAVRSSAHTDVTDVDDAFSRADEGEINRTELWDRTSARAYVVYEFGAGDTSVGAYFPLDAAERVAVISDGEIERCSAGVGSQGQDCSSNADCAEGTCVGSSEASNVGRCTLLAGFGEQTECSASAPCDLGQGLMCAGLTRGDEGLCLPAWMVGNFADGSFETSLDVAIPDGDAQGLSRSLLVYGLATVDMDVEIDLQIDHANPQDLRVTLTNPAGNEVLVAQDQADLFRFHAAPVGFSGDESVNGEWTLRVVDAVAGNTGVLGSWTLRIGSRFD, from the coding sequence GTGACAGACCGCGGCGCCGAGGTTGCACAGCGGCCGGTCGAGCTCGACATGCGCGCCTCCATCACCGCACTCGCCGCCGTTTCCCTGTTTGCCTGCAGCGCCGACGATCGCAGCGACGCCGTGATCCCCGAGCTGGGCGATGGCAAAGGCGACGCCATCGATCACGTCGAGGACCTCGGCACGCTCGAGCTCGAGGCCGCCCGCACCGGTCGCTTCACCGAGGACCTCGAGTTCCACGGCTATCACCTCTCGGTCCGCGAGGGCGCACGCGTGCGCATCGAGATCACGCGACAGGGCACCGCGAAGGCGCTCGACACCACGCTGTTCGTGTTCGGCCCCCGCCAGGGCGAGGCCTTCGGCGACACCGCGATCGCCTTCGACGACGACGCGGGCTGGGGTCGACAGTCCCGCATCACCGGCCTCACGCTCGCTGCCGGCGAGTACCTCGTGGTGGTCGGCACCCACGACGCGCGGGGTCGCGGGGCCTATCGCCTGTCGTCGACCTGCGAGAACGGTGACTGCGCGCCGCTGCCCCCGGCGCCCGCCGGCTGTGACGAGACCGTCGCCAACAACATCCTCGCCTGCATGAACGCGCAGGTCGCCGACTCGGCCGCCGATCCCGAGAGCCCCGATCTCACCCCCGCCGAGGCGCTCGCGATCTGCACCGATGGCGAGGCGCTCGGGCCGGTGTTCGATCGCCTGTGCGAGGCGCCGATGCCGGCGGCCTTCTGTGCGGCGGGCTTCGAGGCCTTCGCGCAGGAGATGGGCCCAGCATGCTTCGACGAGCTGTCGCCGTTCGCCGTGCAGTGCGTGTTCGGGGACCAGTATCACGACCTGCGCAGCTCCCACGACGTCGTCAGCGGCCCGCGCGTGCGGCTGCAATCGCCCGCTGGCCTGAGCGAGCTGCAGCGCGCGCAGGTCGTCGAGGCAGTACGCAGCTCGGCCCACACCGACGTGACCGATGTCGACGACGCGTTCTCCCGCGCCGACGAGGGCGAGATCAACCGCACCGAGCTGTGGGACCGCACCAGCGCGCGCGCGTACGTGGTCTACGAGTTCGGCGCCGGCGACACCTCGGTCGGCGCCTACTTCCCGCTCGACGCTGCCGAGCGCGTCGCCGTGATCAGCGACGGCGAGATCGAGCGCTGCAGCGCCGGCGTCGGCTCGCAGGGCCAGGATTGCAGCTCGAACGCGGACTGTGCCGAGGGCACCTGCGTCGGCAGCTCCGAGGCCTCGAACGTGGGCCGCTGCACCCTGCTCGCGGGCTTCGGTGAGCAGACCGAGTGCAGTGCATCGGCCCCGTGCGACCTCGGTCAGGGTCTGATGTGCGCCGGACTCACCCGCGGCGACGAGGGCCTGTGCCTGCCGGCGTGGATGGTCGGCAACTTCGCCGACGGCAGCTTCGAGACCTCACTCGACGTCGCGATCCCCGACGGCGACGCGCAGGGGCTGTCGCGCTCGCTGCTCGTCTACGGCCTCGCGACCGTCGACATGGACGTCGAGATCGACCTGCAGATCGACCACGCCAACCCGCAGGACCTCCGCGTCACCCTCACCAATCCCGCGGGCAACGAGGTGCTCGTGGCACAGGACCAGGCCGATCTGTTCCGCTTCCACGCCGCGCCGGTGGGCTTCTCGGGCGACGAGTCGGTCAACGGCGAGTGGACCCTGCGCGTGGTCGATGCGGTCGCCGGCAACACCGGCGTGCTGGGGTCCTGGACCCTGCGCATCGGCAGCCGCTTCGATTGA